From a single Meiothermus sp. Pnk-1 genomic region:
- a CDS encoding prephenate dehydrogenase/arogenate dehydrogenase family protein: protein MKPVFAKVGIFGIGLLGGSVALGLRERFLAEEVHAYDADPSALEDALALGVVDRTHTGLGSWIEELDMGVLAAPVRALAELGQQVARFTRPDSLWTDVGSVKAPIVAALSPVLPNFVGGHPMAGSEKAGVEAAHAGLLENAVWVLTPTPKTQPQALERLRELVRHLGAYPMDLSPDLHDRLVARVSHLPYLLAVGLNRMVAQDEHRELLMFLAAGGFRDLTRVASGSPRMSRDMVVTNRAALRGAIEDLRAILLELEEQLEDPETLLATAEEAKRTRDALPIVKRSLLPVMHELVVQVPDKPGQIARVSTALGEAYINIKQFEVLAIRDEGGAIRMGFATAEEREAARRILESIGYRVR from the coding sequence ATGAAACCGGTCTTTGCTAAAGTCGGTATCTTCGGCATCGGGCTGCTGGGGGGATCGGTGGCGCTGGGCCTGCGCGAGCGCTTTTTGGCCGAGGAGGTGCACGCTTACGACGCCGACCCGAGCGCCCTCGAGGATGCCTTGGCCCTAGGGGTAGTGGACCGCACCCACACTGGGCTCGGTTCCTGGATCGAGGAACTCGATATGGGCGTCCTGGCCGCTCCCGTCCGGGCGTTGGCTGAACTCGGCCAGCAAGTGGCTCGCTTCACCCGCCCCGACAGCTTGTGGACCGACGTGGGCAGCGTCAAAGCCCCCATCGTGGCCGCGCTTTCTCCGGTGTTGCCCAACTTCGTGGGGGGGCATCCTATGGCCGGCAGCGAGAAGGCCGGAGTGGAGGCCGCCCACGCCGGGCTTTTGGAGAACGCCGTCTGGGTGCTGACCCCCACCCCAAAGACCCAACCCCAGGCCCTCGAGCGCCTGCGCGAACTGGTGCGCCACCTGGGGGCCTACCCGATGGACCTCTCTCCCGACCTGCATGACCGGCTGGTGGCCCGCGTCTCTCACCTCCCTTACCTGCTGGCGGTAGGGCTCAACCGAATGGTCGCTCAGGACGAGCACCGGGAGCTATTGATGTTTTTGGCGGCAGGGGGGTTCCGCGACCTGACCCGGGTGGCCTCGGGCTCCCCGCGCATGAGCCGGGACATGGTGGTGACCAACCGGGCGGCCCTGCGGGGGGCCATCGAAGACCTGCGGGCCATCTTGCTCGAGCTGGAAGAACAGCTCGAGGATCCCGAAACCCTCCTGGCCACCGCCGAGGAGGCCAAACGCACCCGCGACGCCTTGCCCATCGTCAAGCGCAGCCTGCTCCCGGTAATGCACGAGCTGGTGGTGCAGGTGCCGGACAAACCCGGCCAGATCGCCCGCGTCTCGACCGCTTTGGGCGAGGCCTACATCAACATCAAGCAGTTCGAGGTGCTGGCCATCCGCGACGAGGGCGGGGCCATCCGCATGGGCTTCGCCACGGCGGAAGAGCGCGAGGCGGCCCGGCGAATCCTGGAAAGCATCGGCTATCGGGTGCGCTGA
- a CDS encoding DUF1648 domain-containing protein yields the protein MSNRWLAALNCTTLVGLWVYSLLVYSRLPDRIPLRFDLWGNATAWGPKPHFLEIPLIFSGIVVLVLALSTLTLHEARLAWLNLPHKERLLRLPPAARREALSVVWGFVWAALVAVLPMAWLLVWMVARHAHNAPPPGGLFAALWGLDLAYLAFLIAGLGPSLRRVLERYPKEAQRTR from the coding sequence GTGTCCAACCGGTGGCTGGCCGCCCTGAATTGCACCACCCTGGTGGGTTTATGGGTCTATAGCCTGCTGGTGTACAGCCGACTGCCCGACCGGATTCCTCTCCGGTTCGACCTGTGGGGCAACGCGACGGCCTGGGGGCCGAAGCCCCACTTCCTCGAGATCCCCCTCATCTTCAGCGGGATCGTCGTCTTGGTGCTCGCCCTATCGACCCTGACGCTGCACGAAGCCCGCCTCGCTTGGCTCAACCTCCCGCACAAGGAGCGGCTGCTCCGGCTGCCCCCGGCAGCCCGCCGGGAAGCGCTGTCGGTGGTTTGGGGTTTCGTCTGGGCGGCGCTCGTGGCGGTGTTGCCGATGGCCTGGCTGCTGGTCTGGATGGTGGCCCGGCACGCCCACAACGCCCCGCCGCCCGGAGGTCTATTCGCAGCCCTTTGGGGGCTCGACCTCGCCTACCTGGCCTTCCTGATCGCCGGGCTGGGACCCAGCTTGCGCAGGGTGCTCGAGCGATACCCAAAAGAGGCTCAGCGCACCCGATAG
- a CDS encoding FAD-binding oxidoreductase, translating to MFREFADRLGKGKVFLELPQRQMYRYDAIAVGQTPTVVVLPETTQDVVEVVRLARAVGLPVVARGAASGLSGGAVPVRESIVVAFTRMTRLELDPLRRLAIAQPGVVTAWVSERARPHGLYYPPDPASFRTSTLGGNLAENAGGPMCFKKGVTGDYVRELEFVDAFGEVHRLGRQAYDLPGLLIGSEGTLGLITEATLGLEPLPKHTRTLMAHFPEVGQAAEAVSQAIAAGAVPAKLEFLDRACIRAVEDYLHLGLPVDAAALLLVDTDGDDLEVVTEELEWVAQACRAAGGVVRLANSPAEAEGLWQARRSVSPAIGRIRPKRMNEDITVPRSALPAVVREIEALGQRYGLPLVQFGHIGDGNLHPNILYDPKADPEDKVWELAHEVARVALRHGGVLSGEHGIGLMKREFMREAVDPETLAVLWDLKRHLDPEGRLNPGKVLPELA from the coding sequence GTGTTTCGGGAGTTTGCCGATCGGTTGGGAAAGGGTAAGGTTTTCCTCGAGCTTCCCCAACGACAGATGTATCGCTACGACGCCATCGCGGTGGGCCAAACCCCCACCGTGGTGGTGCTGCCCGAGACCACCCAGGACGTGGTGGAGGTGGTGCGGCTGGCCCGGGCGGTGGGCCTGCCGGTGGTGGCGCGGGGGGCGGCCAGCGGGCTATCGGGCGGGGCGGTGCCGGTGCGGGAGAGCATCGTCGTCGCTTTTACCCGCATGACCCGCCTCGAGCTCGACCCCCTCCGCCGCCTCGCCATCGCCCAGCCGGGGGTGGTCACGGCCTGGGTCAGCGAGCGGGCCAGACCCCACGGGCTGTACTACCCCCCTGACCCGGCCTCCTTCCGCACCAGCACCCTGGGGGGCAACCTAGCCGAGAACGCCGGGGGCCCGATGTGCTTCAAAAAAGGGGTGACCGGCGACTATGTGCGCGAGCTAGAGTTCGTGGACGCCTTTGGCGAGGTGCACCGCCTGGGCCGCCAGGCCTACGACCTGCCGGGGCTGCTCATCGGCAGCGAGGGCACGCTGGGCCTCATCACCGAGGCCACGCTGGGGCTCGAGCCCCTCCCCAAGCACACCCGTACCCTCATGGCCCACTTCCCTGAGGTGGGACAGGCCGCCGAGGCCGTCTCCCAGGCCATCGCGGCGGGGGCGGTCCCGGCAAAGCTGGAATTTCTCGACCGGGCCTGCATCCGCGCGGTCGAGGACTACCTGCACCTGGGCCTGCCGGTGGACGCGGCGGCGCTGCTGCTGGTGGACACCGACGGCGACGACCTCGAGGTGGTGACGGAGGAGCTGGAGTGGGTGGCCCAGGCCTGCCGGGCCGCGGGGGGAGTGGTGCGCTTGGCGAACAGCCCGGCGGAAGCCGAGGGGCTCTGGCAGGCGCGGCGCTCGGTGTCGCCGGCCATCGGGCGCATTCGCCCCAAGCGCATGAACGAGGACATCACGGTGCCGCGCTCCGCCCTCCCCGCGGTGGTGCGCGAGATCGAGGCCCTGGGCCAGCGGTACGGGCTTCCTTTGGTGCAGTTCGGCCACATCGGCGACGGCAACCTCCACCCCAACATCCTCTACGACCCCAAAGCCGACCCTGAAGACAAGGTATGGGAGCTGGCCCACGAGGTCGCGCGGGTGGCGCTGCGCCACGGCGGGGTGCTCTCGGGTGAACACGGCATCGGCCTGATGAAGCGCGAGTTCATGCGCGAGGCGGTGGACCCGGAGACCCTGGCCGTCCTCTGGGACCTCAAGCGCCACCTAGACCCCGAGGGGCGGTTGAACCCCGGCAAGGTGTTGCCCGAGCTGGCCTAG
- the truD gene encoding tRNA pseudouridine(13) synthase TruD, with translation MIPELTFDFDRYPYLCADLTGTGGRIRGENRDFQVEEVPAYTPSGRGEHLYLLVEKEGLTTRAVFEFLRDTLAIPEAGIGVAGLKDKRALTRQWISIPAKYEGRVKGLEGLPGVRVLEQGLHTNKLRIGHLRGNRFRILIRDVAAADAKPLAEAVLRRLEAQGVPNYFGPQRFGIGGLNPQKGYELVSRGKGRGNPWLKKFLIASLQSLLFNDWLALRLRRGLYDRVVRGDVAKKHDSGGEFVVVDPELENPRAARLEISAMGPLYGKKYFEAEAEARALEDEILARYDLRREQFAARKGARRAIRFPLPEWSVSEDPQGIWVSFFLPKGAYATAVLREVMKTNPEAGEVEADEDEA, from the coding sequence GTGATTCCCGAGCTGACCTTCGACTTCGACCGTTACCCCTACCTCTGCGCCGACCTAACGGGAACGGGGGGACGTATCCGCGGGGAAAACCGAGATTTTCAGGTGGAGGAAGTCCCCGCCTACACGCCCTCGGGACGAGGCGAGCACCTCTACTTGTTGGTGGAAAAGGAGGGGCTCACCACCCGAGCCGTCTTCGAGTTTCTCCGCGACACCCTGGCCATCCCCGAAGCGGGGATCGGCGTGGCCGGGCTCAAGGACAAACGCGCCCTGACGCGGCAATGGATTAGCATCCCGGCCAAGTACGAAGGGCGGGTAAAGGGCCTCGAGGGGCTTCCTGGGGTACGTGTCCTCGAGCAGGGCCTACACACCAACAAGCTGCGCATCGGGCACCTCCGGGGAAACCGCTTTCGCATCCTGATCCGAGATGTAGCCGCAGCGGACGCCAAACCCCTGGCGGAAGCGGTCTTGCGGCGGCTCGAGGCCCAAGGTGTCCCGAACTACTTCGGCCCCCAGCGCTTCGGCATCGGCGGGCTGAACCCGCAAAAAGGTTATGAGCTGGTGAGCCGGGGCAAGGGCCGGGGCAACCCTTGGCTCAAGAAGTTTCTCATCGCCAGCCTGCAAAGCCTCCTTTTCAACGACTGGCTGGCGCTGCGGCTGCGGCGCGGCCTCTACGACCGGGTAGTGCGCGGCGACGTAGCCAAAAAGCACGACTCCGGCGGGGAGTTTGTGGTCGTAGACCCCGAACTCGAGAACCCCCGGGCCGCCCGGCTCGAGATCAGCGCGATGGGGCCACTGTACGGGAAAAAATACTTCGAGGCCGAGGCCGAAGCGCGCGCGCTCGAGGACGAAATCCTGGCCCGCTACGACCTCCGCCGCGAGCAATTCGCAGCCCGCAAGGGAGCCCGCCGGGCGATCCGCTTTCCTCTCCCCGAGTGGTCCGTAAGCGAAGACCCCCAGGGCATCTGGGTCAGCTTTTTCCTCCCCAAGGGGGCCTACGCGACCGCGGTGCTGCGCGAGGTCATGAAGACCAACCCGGAAGCGGGCGAGGTCGAGGCGGACGAGGACGAGGCATGA
- the tilS gene encoding tRNA lysidine(34) synthetase TilS, whose product MFRPEAIPHPIEARFSRALAELGLRGSVVVAVSGGGDSVALLYLLKALGFEAIVAHFDHALRPSSAEEAVWVQQLAEALGYPCEVERVEVRRIAEQKKRNLEATARELRYAFLSRVAKKYRTEGILTAHTQNDQAETVLLQLLRGTGRATGIRQRQGRVMRPLLGFTRAELRDYLRARGASWLEDPTNQDLTLDRNYLRHEVLPRLEARFGGATGALARFAEVRQAEDPLLEEAAAQRLLPDRRWPVPAYRAAPLEGTAPGLRRRAIRQILERLGLHPESRLIEAVEAALAGRPQTLPGGVGVRRKGGTLFFLTTAAPPLEPGWRTPQPGDYLELPLGRKRLVEFLAERGLPAELKRVWPVRAVGSQVLEVRDLHPASLDERFMGLALSEARAAGGRGEVPIGAVLVRGGEVIARAGNRVEEFQDATAHAEQLAIRAALEALGEKVLPGSTLYVTLEPCPMCYGAMLEAQVSRLVYGAENLKAGAFTAHGLKPQLEVDAGRLEGGCAKLLKAFFAPLRLGEGCQSG is encoded by the coding sequence ATGTTTCGGCCTGAGGCTATACCTCACCCTATCGAGGCCCGCTTTTCCCGAGCCCTGGCCGAACTCGGGCTGCGAGGGTCGGTAGTGGTGGCGGTCTCGGGTGGAGGCGACTCGGTGGCGTTGCTCTACCTCCTAAAAGCCCTCGGCTTCGAAGCTATCGTGGCCCACTTCGACCATGCCCTACGGCCCAGCTCGGCTGAAGAGGCGGTTTGGGTGCAGCAGCTGGCGGAGGCGTTGGGTTATCCTTGCGAAGTCGAGCGGGTAGAGGTGCGCCGGATAGCCGAGCAGAAAAAGCGCAACCTCGAGGCTACCGCCCGCGAACTGCGCTACGCCTTCTTGAGCCGGGTGGCCAAAAAGTATCGCACCGAGGGCATCCTCACCGCCCATACCCAAAACGACCAAGCCGAGACGGTGTTGCTGCAACTGCTGCGGGGGACAGGCCGGGCCACGGGCATTCGCCAGCGACAGGGGAGGGTGATGCGACCCCTCCTGGGGTTTACCCGCGCCGAACTCCGCGACTACTTGCGGGCCAGGGGGGCAAGCTGGCTCGAGGACCCCACCAACCAGGACCTTACCTTAGACCGGAACTATCTCCGTCACGAGGTTCTGCCCCGGTTGGAGGCCCGCTTTGGCGGGGCGACGGGAGCGCTGGCCCGCTTTGCCGAGGTGCGCCAGGCGGAGGATCCGCTGCTCGAGGAGGCAGCCGCCCAGAGGCTCCTCCCCGACCGACGCTGGCCGGTCCCGGCCTATCGGGCGGCACCGCTCGAGGGCACGGCGCCGGGCCTGCGCCGCCGGGCCATCCGGCAGATCCTCGAGCGCCTCGGCCTCCACCCCGAGTCCCGACTTATCGAGGCTGTGGAGGCGGCGCTTGCAGGTCGCCCCCAAACCCTCCCCGGCGGGGTCGGGGTGCGCCGGAAAGGGGGCACGCTGTTTTTCCTGACCACAGCGGCCCCCCCGCTCGAACCCGGTTGGCGTACCCCGCAACCCGGGGATTACCTGGAGCTTCCCCTGGGACGCAAGCGGCTGGTGGAGTTTCTGGCCGAGCGGGGTCTTCCCGCCGAACTCAAGCGGGTCTGGCCGGTTCGGGCCGTAGGATCGCAGGTGCTCGAGGTCAGGGACCTTCACCCCGCGTCTCTTGACGAGCGTTTCATGGGCCTGGCCCTCTCCGAGGCCCGCGCGGCCGGTGGGCGCGGTGAAGTTCCCATCGGGGCGGTCTTGGTCCGGGGGGGAGAGGTGATCGCGAGGGCAGGGAACCGGGTCGAGGAGTTCCAAGACGCGACCGCCCACGCCGAACAGCTGGCGATTCGCGCTGCCCTCGAGGCCCTGGGCGAGAAGGTGCTGCCGGGCTCCACCCTCTACGTGACCCTCGAGCCCTGCCCGATGTGCTATGGGGCCATGCTCGAGGCGCAGGTCTCGCGGCTCGTGTATGGGGCGGAAAACCTCAAAGCCGGGGCTTTTACCGCTCACGGGTTGAAACCGCAGCTCGAGGTGGATGCTGGACGCCTAGAAGGAGGGTGTGCTAAACTTCTAAAGGCTTTTTTCGCGCCTCTGCGCCTTGGGGAGGGGTGCCAGAGCGGTTGA
- a CDS encoding tyrosine-type recombinase/integrase, whose translation MGRARSNGEGSIRRRPDGRWEGRLTLGMVDGKQRRVSVYGKTKAEVVAQMDRLRTERLAGTLPLGEEVTLGEWLERFVKLRQADPELQQNTKEKDRQLLSHITAALGHIPLRKLEPHHLEGFYFDLIQRRSASTVRQCHNLIAMSLDWALRNRKQTGVTHNPARLARKPGMRREPVSQALPPEFREPLLAELKRRRLFALFYLYLALGLRRGEGLGLRKEDLTFVMDPDTGKEYLEVRIRRQVVVEDGKPTVKERLKTKAGRRTLYLPAAGAEIVTWWLGQLEEERKRLGYPDQGWLFPNRKGKPTSPVTINEIWDRVRKEVFGKLEDSDPRKQRLLKFRIHDLRHSWFTQAARVFRTPKDLAVAGGHSDPRVSIEIYQKVHDEDLREGMLRMAIEPPTPSPEKEP comes from the coding sequence ATGGGCCGGGCTCGCTCTAATGGGGAGGGCTCGATTCGCAGGCGCCCGGATGGGCGTTGGGAGGGAAGGCTCACCCTAGGCATGGTAGATGGCAAACAGCGAAGGGTGAGCGTATACGGCAAGACCAAAGCCGAGGTGGTAGCTCAGATGGACCGGTTGCGCACCGAGCGCTTGGCCGGCACCCTGCCCCTGGGCGAGGAAGTCACTCTCGGAGAATGGCTCGAGCGCTTCGTAAAACTGCGCCAAGCCGATCCCGAACTGCAGCAGAACACCAAAGAAAAAGACCGGCAATTGCTGAGCCACATCACGGCAGCCTTAGGACATATCCCCCTGCGCAAACTCGAGCCGCACCACTTAGAGGGGTTTTACTTTGATTTGATCCAGCGCCGCTCAGCCAGCACGGTGCGGCAGTGCCATAACCTCATCGCCATGAGTTTGGACTGGGCTCTCAGGAACCGCAAACAGACCGGGGTCACCCACAACCCGGCTCGATTAGCCCGCAAGCCGGGAATGCGCCGGGAGCCGGTTTCGCAAGCTTTGCCACCAGAGTTCCGCGAACCGCTTTTGGCCGAACTCAAGCGAAGGCGGCTATTTGCCCTGTTTTATCTCTATCTGGCCCTGGGCTTGCGGCGGGGAGAGGGGCTGGGCTTGCGCAAAGAGGACCTCACTTTTGTGATGGACCCGGATACCGGTAAAGAATACCTGGAGGTGCGCATCCGGCGCCAGGTGGTGGTGGAGGACGGCAAACCTACCGTAAAAGAACGGCTCAAGACCAAGGCCGGGCGCCGCACTCTGTACCTACCAGCGGCTGGGGCTGAGATCGTGACCTGGTGGCTGGGGCAACTCGAGGAAGAACGCAAACGCTTAGGCTACCCCGATCAGGGCTGGCTTTTTCCCAACCGAAAGGGCAAGCCCACCTCTCCGGTGACCATCAACGAAATATGGGACCGGGTACGCAAAGAGGTATTCGGGAAGCTCGAGGACTCCGATCCCCGTAAGCAGAGACTGCTCAAGTTCCGCATACATGACTTGCGGCATAGCTGGTTCACCCAAGCCGCCCGGGTCTTCCGCACCCCCAAGGATCTCGCGGTCGCAGGGGGGCATTCCGATCCTAGGGTCTCCATCGAGATCTACCAAAAGGTACACGATGAGGACTTGCGCGAGGGAATGCTACGAATGGCTATAGAGCCGCCCACCCCGTCCCCCGAAAAGGAGCCATGA
- a CDS encoding ATP-binding protein, whose amino-acid sequence MTLFAKDVAPLETVRAWRAQPTEFDPLEHEAYCDNGMVTYWREDGSTAGLRCPVCDYLANFTRLRERMLAAGIGSIYLDKDWDSLAPVPPFPHLQAVCARLDEVILQGHSLLLHGESGQGKTQAAVLIAKEAIKRGYSVAVENLGQLSIQVMDAIKGIGEDTMGSTVRRLQQVDLLVLDDLGAGEGESLGIERRLAYLILEGRQKMQRPTVATTNLELHELGEMLGARTLQRLEPLKVIRVNHGTNFRLQGGKSAWDE is encoded by the coding sequence ATGACCCTGTTTGCCAAAGACGTAGCCCCGCTGGAAACGGTACGCGCCTGGCGCGCTCAGCCCACCGAGTTTGACCCCCTCGAGCACGAGGCCTACTGCGATAACGGGATGGTGACCTATTGGCGTGAGGACGGCAGCACCGCGGGTTTGCGTTGCCCGGTGTGCGACTACCTCGCGAACTTCACCCGTTTGCGGGAGCGGATGCTCGCGGCGGGGATTGGCTCGATCTACCTCGATAAGGACTGGGATTCCCTAGCCCCGGTTCCCCCCTTCCCCCACCTCCAGGCGGTATGCGCCCGCCTGGATGAGGTGATCCTGCAGGGGCACAGCCTGCTGCTGCATGGGGAATCCGGCCAGGGGAAAACCCAGGCCGCGGTGCTGATCGCTAAAGAGGCAATCAAGCGGGGGTACTCCGTGGCGGTGGAAAACCTCGGGCAGCTCAGCATCCAGGTGATGGACGCCATCAAGGGCATAGGCGAGGACACCATGGGATCCACGGTGAGGCGCCTGCAGCAGGTAGATCTGCTGGTACTCGATGACCTGGGGGCGGGAGAAGGGGAGAGCCTGGGGATCGAGCGGCGCTTGGCCTATCTCATCCTGGAAGGGCGGCAAAAGATGCAGCGGCCCACCGTCGCTACCACCAACCTCGAGCTGCACGAACTGGGGGAAATGCTAGGGGCGCGCACCTTGCAGCGGCTCGAACCGCTAAAGGTGATCCGGGTCAACCACGGCACCAACTTTCGCCTGCAGGGAGGGAAAAGCGCATGGGACGAATAA
- the dnaN gene encoding DNA polymerase III subunit beta codes for MIRVSRKALVEAVGLVGSIIPKGNKVNPLLGNLFVQASPAGMRLWGSNGEIDLEVSLEAEVEREYRALVPYAPFHAFLAALRGDTVSFKESGRLELESEAARASFATMSPEEYPALFEGWVEPQMTLTNAELLFILKAAYAASTEEYRGIFRGVQLESGGGKLKAVASDGYRLAMAWVEHSEQAGVCVIPRAVVGILQQLAEPGERGALGWNERGIFYRSGPYRLSARRLEGEMPDYNRVIPQAFVAKLSLPREAFLESVRRVAVLADPDNRRLDLHLDDKITLGAEGDWGRSSEVMQGEYQGPTLAFSVRAPYLLDALKYAADAEIVTLDLSGPTTPFVVRGERTMALIVPLRV; via the coding sequence ATGATTCGTGTTTCACGCAAAGCGTTGGTAGAGGCCGTGGGGCTGGTGGGTAGCATCATCCCCAAAGGGAATAAGGTCAACCCGCTGCTGGGCAACCTTTTCGTGCAGGCTAGCCCGGCGGGGATGCGGCTGTGGGGCTCGAATGGCGAGATCGACCTGGAAGTATCCCTCGAGGCGGAGGTGGAGCGGGAGTATCGGGCGCTGGTGCCCTATGCGCCCTTTCATGCTTTCCTGGCGGCCTTACGGGGCGATACGGTCAGCTTCAAGGAATCCGGTAGGCTCGAGCTGGAGAGCGAGGCCGCACGGGCCAGCTTTGCCACGATGAGCCCCGAAGAGTATCCGGCGCTGTTTGAGGGCTGGGTAGAACCCCAGATGACCCTGACCAATGCCGAACTGCTTTTTATCCTCAAGGCGGCCTATGCGGCTAGCACCGAGGAGTACCGGGGCATCTTCCGTGGGGTACAGCTGGAAAGCGGCGGCGGCAAGCTCAAGGCGGTGGCCTCGGACGGCTATCGCCTGGCCATGGCCTGGGTAGAGCATTCCGAACAAGCCGGGGTCTGCGTAATCCCCCGGGCCGTGGTGGGGATTTTGCAGCAGTTGGCTGAGCCTGGGGAGCGGGGGGCGCTGGGGTGGAATGAGCGGGGGATTTTTTACCGCTCCGGCCCGTATCGCCTCAGCGCGCGGCGGCTCGAGGGGGAGATGCCCGATTACAACCGGGTCATCCCCCAAGCCTTCGTGGCTAAACTCTCCCTCCCGCGCGAGGCCTTCCTGGAGTCGGTGCGGCGGGTCGCGGTGCTGGCTGATCCCGATAATCGCCGCCTGGATTTGCACCTGGACGACAAGATAACCCTCGGGGCGGAGGGGGATTGGGGGCGAAGCAGCGAGGTGATGCAGGGGGAATACCAAGGACCCACGCTGGCCTTCTCGGTCAGGGCTCCCTACCTGCTCGATGCGCTGAAGTATGCGGCGGATGCCGAGATCGTGACCCTGGACCTTTCCGGTCCCACCACGCCCTTCGTGGTACGCGGGGAAAGGACCATGGCCCTGATCGTGCCGCTGAGGGTGTAA
- a CDS encoding DUF3307 domain-containing protein, translating into MNGLLPLDLLAAHLAGDFLLQSDWMAANKLRCWRARALHVATYAAAFLPVLALHWPGLGRALLFLGLLALSHFLTDSRRWSTGETWPAKPIVVDQVLHVIELAILARLFG; encoded by the coding sequence ATGAACGGTCTGCTCCCCTTAGACCTCCTCGCGGCGCATCTGGCAGGGGATTTCCTGCTGCAAAGCGACTGGATGGCTGCAAACAAACTACGCTGCTGGCGGGCTCGAGCCCTCCATGTAGCCACCTATGCGGCTGCCTTTCTGCCGGTGCTAGCCCTGCACTGGCCGGGCCTCGGCAGGGCGCTGCTCTTCCTCGGGCTCTTGGCGCTAAGCCATTTCCTTACCGACTCCCGGAGATGGTCTACCGGGGAGACCTGGCCGGCCAAGCCCATCGTGGTGGATCAGGTCTTGCACGTAATCGAGTTGGCTATTTTGGCGAGGCTTTTTGGATAA